A region of Staphylococcus sp. IVB6181 DNA encodes the following proteins:
- a CDS encoding LysM peptidoglycan-binding domain-containing protein: protein MKKLAVTFSVATGAALALTHQDADASTQHTVQAGESLWSISDQYGVSIDSIKQDNNLSNNMVFPGQVITVNGSSQGSNSGASVNVSTGQGGVHNVQAGESLGIIASQYGTSAEAIMSANNLNGYLIHPGQQLTIPSSGGTGGGGTPTAPTTNQSPTFNHANLYDWGQCTWHVFNRRAETGQPISTYWWNADHWAANAQADGYTVNNTPQAGSIMQNYEGPIGHVAYVEQVNGDGSILISEMNFNTPPGVVDYRTIPASMASSYNYIH from the coding sequence TTGAAAAAGTTAGCAGTTACATTCTCAGTTGCGACAGGCGCTGCCTTAGCACTTACGCATCAAGATGCTGATGCTTCGACACAACACACAGTTCAAGCTGGTGAATCACTTTGGTCTATCTCAGATCAATACGGTGTTTCTATTGATAGTATCAAGCAAGACAATAACTTATCGAACAATATGGTATTCCCTGGACAAGTCATTACAGTCAACGGCAGCAGCCAAGGTTCAAACAGCGGCGCTAGCGTTAATGTTTCAACAGGCCAAGGCGGCGTACATAATGTACAAGCTGGTGAATCTTTAGGTATTATTGCAAGTCAATATGGTACTTCTGCTGAAGCAATTATGTCAGCTAACAACTTAAATGGTTACCTTATCCATCCTGGTCAGCAACTGACTATTCCAAGTTCCGGCGGTACTGGCGGCGGCGGTACACCAACAGCACCAACGACAAATCAATCACCGACATTCAATCATGCTAACTTATATGACTGGGGTCAATGTACTTGGCATGTATTCAATCGTCGTGCTGAAACAGGCCAACCAATCAGTACATATTGGTGGAACGCAGATCATTGGGCAGCTAATGCACAAGCGGATGGTTATACAGTCAACAACACACCTCAAGCAGGTTCAATTATGCAAAACTATGAAGGCCCGATTGGACACGTAGCTTATGTAGAACAAGTGAATGGTGACGGAAGTATTTTAATTTCAGAAATGAACTTCAATACACCTCCAGGTGTGGTAGATTACCGTACAATTCCAGCTTCAATGGCTTCAAGCTACAATTACATTCATTAA
- a CDS encoding gas vesicle protein GvpG, with amino-acid sequence MLIYGSIKTLTAIAKKVKEEADKELYDLPTIEQKLIQLQMMMELGEIPEDVYKEKEAELLARYETAKQKEIEEVEAMIEQKEDE; translated from the coding sequence ATGTTGATATACGGCTCAATCAAAACTTTGACGGCCATCGCTAAAAAAGTCAAAGAAGAGGCAGACAAGGAACTCTATGACCTTCCGACAATTGAACAAAAACTCATCCAACTTCAGATGATGATGGAATTAGGCGAAATTCCAGAAGATGTATATAAAGAGAAGGAAGCAGAGCTGCTTGCACGCTACGAAACTGCCAAACAAAAAGAAATTGAAGAAGTTGAAGCAATGATTGAACAGAAGGAAGATGAATA
- a CDS encoding gas vesicle protein, whose translation MAIKELLNKITEFFNENVAPPFKITSVEKSESDEGGWIATVEVIEEKEYMKRYAKDEMLGTYHVELDKDGEVTSFKREGIRYRSKVDNN comes from the coding sequence ATGGCTATCAAAGAACTTTTAAATAAAATCACTGAGTTTTTCAATGAAAACGTTGCACCGCCATTTAAAATCACATCAGTTGAAAAAAGCGAAAGTGATGAAGGCGGATGGATAGCAACTGTTGAAGTGATTGAAGAGAAAGAGTATATGAAACGTTATGCAAAAGATGAAATGTTAGGAACGTATCATGTAGAACTTGATAAAGATGGAGAAGTCACGTCATTTAAACGTGAGGGCATCCGCTACAGAAGTAAAGTTGATAATAATTAA
- the gvpQ gene encoding gas vesicle protein GvpQ yields the protein MPNKLVKKAAGTLAKKAIEKTPDAIEDKAKDKLKDKANEMMEEKIQDGVQTKADQAAGKLQQVKEKNQEVVPEVADEATDKIQGALLKTRDKLGKVKEAGEAFQDKINTNDSGSSKKKVKGVQDIKSYRDIKGVSKIKSAADIKKSSEVKGLQHNKSLLTDN from the coding sequence ATGCCGAATAAACTAGTAAAAAAAGCAGCAGGAACATTAGCAAAGAAAGCAATTGAAAAAACTCCTGACGCCATTGAAGACAAAGCTAAAGACAAGTTGAAAGACAAAGCAAATGAAATGATGGAAGAAAAAATTCAAGATGGTGTACAAACGAAGGCGGATCAAGCAGCAGGAAAGTTACAGCAAGTGAAAGAGAAAAACCAAGAAGTTGTACCCGAAGTTGCGGATGAAGCAACGGATAAAATCCAAGGTGCTTTGCTCAAGACACGCGATAAATTAGGAAAAGTAAAAGAGGCTGGGGAAGCCTTTCAAGATAAAATCAACACCAACGATTCAGGCAGCAGCAAGAAAAAAGTCAAAGGTGTTCAAGACATCAAGAGTTACAGAGACATCAAAGGCGTTTCCAAAATCAAAAGCGCAGCAGATATTAAAAAGTCAAGCGAAGTCAAAGGTTTGCAACACAATAAATCGTTGTTAACTGACAATTAA
- a CDS encoding inorganic phosphate transporter, with protein MDYIIIITVAIVIFSLVFDFINGFHDTANAVATAVSTRALTPRRAIFLAAIMNFIGALTFTGVAGTITKDIVDPFKLTNGLVVVLAAIFAAIFWNLLTWYFGIPSSSSHALIGSIAGAAVASQGSFTVLHFQGFTKIIIVLIVSPLIAFCVGFLIYSFIKVVFKNANLTKSNRNFRIFQIFTAALQSFSHGTNDAQKSMGIITLALIVANLQNGNNVEPQLWVKVACAAAMGLGTAVGGWKIIKTVGGNIMKIRPANGAAADLSSALTIFVASSLHFPLSTTHVVSSSILGVGASNRAKGVKWNTAQRMIVTWVITLPISAIVAAIIYWIMNIFL; from the coding sequence ATGGATTATATTATAATTATCACTGTAGCTATCGTTATTTTTTCATTGGTGTTCGACTTTATTAACGGCTTCCACGATACAGCGAATGCGGTAGCTACTGCAGTGTCGACTAGAGCATTAACGCCAAGACGTGCAATCTTTTTAGCAGCGATTATGAACTTTATCGGTGCTTTGACATTTACAGGTGTAGCAGGAACAATTACGAAAGATATCGTCGATCCATTTAAATTGACGAATGGCTTAGTTGTTGTATTAGCAGCGATTTTTGCGGCGATTTTCTGGAACTTGTTAACATGGTACTTCGGTATCCCAAGTTCTTCATCACACGCATTAATCGGATCTATTGCTGGTGCAGCTGTAGCATCGCAAGGTTCATTTACAGTCTTGCATTTCCAAGGTTTCACAAAAATTATTATTGTATTAATCGTGTCACCGTTAATTGCGTTTTGTGTAGGTTTCTTGATTTATTCATTTATCAAAGTAGTTTTCAAAAACGCAAACTTAACGAAAAGCAACCGCAACTTTAGAATATTCCAAATCTTTACTGCGGCATTGCAATCATTCTCACACGGTACAAACGATGCCCAAAAATCAATGGGTATCATTACATTAGCGTTAATTGTTGCTAACTTGCAAAATGGTAATAACGTAGAACCGCAATTATGGGTTAAAGTTGCCTGTGCTGCCGCAATGGGTCTTGGTACTGCAGTAGGTGGTTGGAAAATCATCAAAACTGTCGGCGGCAACATTATGAAGATTCGCCCGGCTAACGGTGCTGCTGCGGATTTATCTTCAGCATTAACAATCTTCGTGGCATCTTCATTGCATTTCCCACTATCTACAACTCACGTTGTATCTTCATCTATCCTTGGTGTAGGGGCTTCTAACCGTGCAAAAGGTGTTAAATGGAATACAGCACAACGTATGATTGTGACTTGGGTAATCACATTACCGATTTCTGCAATTGTCGCAGCAATCATTTACTGGATTATGAATATTTTCTTATAA
- a CDS encoding AraC family transcriptional regulator yields MVEYIHKHIDEKITLETVAKEIYTSPTSLSSHFQKIFNMGFRNYIETLRIGLSMELLVSTKMKISEISQKVGFSSFSVFSRKFKQHLETTPNDYRHKSKVSKNMCYIVKDHESELSNQGKQFYIEKVDELLSNWKEDKQNIVYIDDSDAFYKPTHPFVMTIQIHTLEELKQAMVKKRNKQIMEFDKEVMFLINISIPEIHQAFSDEELTALLDTMHNNQIRVAFTINSKDDIYYMKQALLQSEVFTGHPAYEALRSEGSNISFTFSLHNESLKDIYIQKMRLKELGFNVKFNLEISKLFNDLEKFKSLELPMKRVNFDYYIIDNEKLKYPYLEKSYQNIPMKQIANLAPLKAVMDQVHLEERKYILVNIPNRELFNENMSLLDSTPLMMYMYMQFYEVFSGIGVDLYKQTHNNAAYLFDRNGFKSTLYFLYQQLSDFETYYFYENEACLVSKDDERLSIIVYDWRIIENEVHETEQSSHRFDLGFKDVSLRKNYLVTREITDYQYGNINQIISPSLLNTYQWSEHLKEKIESVNVPNFDVFEHDFNQDFLSVEVNYNSLQVISLYKMKD; encoded by the coding sequence ATCGTCGAATATATTCATAAGCATATTGATGAAAAAATCACTTTAGAGACAGTTGCTAAAGAGATTTATACCTCACCTACATCGCTCTCATCACACTTCCAAAAAATCTTTAATATGGGATTCAGAAATTACATTGAAACATTGCGTATCGGACTTTCTATGGAATTGCTTGTCTCAACAAAAATGAAAATAAGTGAAATTTCGCAAAAAGTAGGTTTCAGCAGTTTCAGTGTATTTTCAAGGAAGTTTAAGCAGCATTTAGAAACAACACCTAATGATTACAGACATAAGTCTAAAGTAAGCAAAAACATGTGTTACATAGTGAAAGACCATGAATCTGAGTTAAGTAATCAAGGAAAGCAGTTCTATATAGAGAAAGTCGATGAATTACTCTCGAATTGGAAAGAAGATAAACAAAACATAGTTTATATCGACGATTCGGATGCTTTCTATAAACCAACACATCCATTTGTGATGACGATTCAAATTCATACGCTTGAAGAATTGAAACAAGCCATGGTTAAAAAGAGAAATAAGCAGATTATGGAATTTGACAAGGAAGTTATGTTCTTAATCAATATCAGTATTCCAGAGATTCATCAAGCATTCAGTGATGAGGAACTTACAGCACTATTAGATACCATGCATAACAATCAAATTCGTGTAGCATTCACCATTAATTCTAAAGATGACATTTATTATATGAAGCAAGCGCTGCTGCAATCAGAGGTCTTTACAGGACATCCAGCATATGAAGCATTAAGATCTGAAGGGTCGAACATTTCATTTACGTTTAGTTTGCACAATGAATCTTTAAAAGACATTTATATTCAAAAAATGCGGCTTAAAGAATTAGGATTCAATGTTAAATTCAACTTGGAAATCAGCAAACTCTTCAATGATCTGGAAAAGTTTAAATCATTAGAACTGCCCATGAAGCGTGTTAACTTTGACTATTACATTATTGATAATGAAAAGTTGAAGTATCCTTATTTAGAGAAGTCTTATCAAAATATACCGATGAAACAAATTGCAAATTTAGCACCGCTTAAAGCTGTCATGGATCAAGTTCATCTAGAAGAACGCAAATATATTCTTGTTAATATACCGAATCGAGAGCTGTTTAATGAGAATATGAGTTTGTTAGACAGTACACCATTGATGATGTATATGTATATGCAGTTTTATGAAGTGTTTTCAGGTATCGGGGTAGATTTGTATAAGCAGACACATAATAATGCGGCATATCTATTTGATAGAAACGGATTTAAATCAACACTGTATTTCTTATATCAGCAATTGTCGGATTTTGAAACGTATTATTTCTATGAAAATGAGGCGTGTTTAGTGAGTAAGGACGATGAACGTCTCAGTATCATTGTCTATGACTGGAGAATCATTGAAAATGAAGTCCATGAAACAGAACAAAGCAGCCATCGTTTTGATTTAGGTTTTAAAGATGTTTCTTTAAGAAAGAATTATCTTGTTACGCGTGAAATTACGGATTATCAGTATGGTAATATCAATCAGATTATTTCACCGTCTCTGCTTAATACGTATCAATGGTCAGAACATCTGAAAGAAAAAATTGAAAGCGTCAATGTTCCGAATTTTGATGTTTTCGAGCATGATTTTAACCAGGACTTTCTTAGTGTTGAAGTTAACTACAATTCACTGCAGGTGATTTCTTTGTATAAAATGAAAGATTGA
- a CDS encoding transcriptional regulator, SarA/Rot family, with translation MYFEKSKLEKLLKEYKKYMDLTSYIEKTYKINMNDFVILNCIHENCTEEKMLMQPFLKIATDSFEISRTKVLASIRKLVNQDRVSKVRSDSDERKVYIFMDDKDIDKLNAMLDDIDKFLG, from the coding sequence GTGTACTTTGAAAAAAGTAAGTTAGAAAAATTGCTCAAAGAATACAAAAAGTATATGGATTTAACGAGTTACATCGAAAAAACATACAAAATCAACATGAACGATTTTGTTATACTTAACTGTATTCATGAGAATTGCACCGAAGAAAAGATGTTAATGCAACCTTTTTTAAAGATTGCTACAGATTCATTTGAGATCAGCCGTACGAAAGTTTTGGCTTCTATCCGCAAGCTTGTAAACCAAGATCGCGTCAGCAAAGTCAGATCTGATTCTGATGAGCGTAAAGTTTACATCTTCATGGATGACAAAGACATAGATAAACTTAATGCAATGCTTGATGACATTGATAAGTTTTTAGGTTGA
- a CDS encoding cupin domain-containing protein: MQRTVADWVNELDLIPHPEGGYYKEIIQAERHIAQTTRPAYTSIYFLLTDDNISHFHRIDTDEIWYYHYGQTLTVHMIHKNGEYEAVHIGPNIAQGEVLQYVVPAGTIFASSIKDESGYALVGCMCQPGFMFEHFEMFDQATLKADYPHLSQVIESYAVASLNE; the protein is encoded by the coding sequence ATGCAGCGAACAGTGGCAGATTGGGTGAATGAATTAGATTTAATTCCTCATCCGGAAGGTGGCTATTATAAAGAGATTATTCAAGCCGAACGACATATAGCGCAAACAACGCGCCCAGCTTATACGAGCATTTATTTTTTACTGACTGATGATAATATTTCACACTTTCATCGTATCGATACAGATGAAATCTGGTATTATCATTATGGTCAAACATTGACTGTTCATATGATTCATAAGAATGGCGAATATGAAGCGGTACACATCGGTCCTAATATTGCACAAGGAGAAGTCCTTCAATATGTTGTACCAGCCGGAACAATTTTTGCATCTTCAATCAAAGATGAGTCCGGTTATGCATTAGTCGGCTGTATGTGCCAGCCTGGATTCATGTTTGAGCATTTTGAAATGTTTGATCAAGCAACTTTAAAAGCAGACTATCCGCACTTAAGCCAAGTAATTGAATCTTATGCGGTAGCATCATTAAATGAATAG
- a CDS encoding GvpL/GvpF family gas vesicle protein: MAQEDTGVYVFCGTQTDRNDDFGTVEVEGEERELFTIRYKDAAIVAAVVPMKIYAPKKENLIMHQTVVSTVMKEKDAVIPISFGNVFKSKDDVKVLLEKLYPQFETLFPEIKGKFELGLKVIGKQEWLESIVKDDPELQKMAESVKGKSEDAGYYDRIKLGSATQNVFKALTQKIEEDIYQPLANISTAAKSNEPQSEKMLLNAAFLVDSEHDQAFDDKVNQLHEEWKDKVDFKYTGPWAAYNFVNIRLNIE; this comes from the coding sequence ATGGCACAAGAAGATACAGGCGTTTATGTTTTTTGCGGTACACAAACAGATCGCAATGATGATTTTGGAACAGTAGAAGTTGAAGGTGAGGAAAGAGAACTCTTCACTATCAGATATAAGGATGCAGCGATTGTTGCTGCAGTTGTTCCTATGAAAATATATGCACCAAAGAAAGAAAACTTGATTATGCATCAAACGGTAGTATCTACAGTCATGAAAGAAAAAGATGCAGTCATCCCTATCAGTTTTGGGAATGTCTTTAAATCTAAAGATGATGTGAAAGTATTGCTTGAAAAGCTTTATCCCCAATTCGAAACATTATTCCCAGAAATTAAAGGCAAATTCGAACTCGGATTAAAAGTAATCGGCAAACAAGAATGGCTGGAATCAATAGTAAAAGATGATCCGGAACTTCAAAAAATGGCCGAATCTGTCAAAGGCAAATCAGAAGATGCAGGCTATTACGACCGTATTAAGCTCGGTTCAGCTACGCAAAATGTATTCAAAGCATTAACACAAAAAATCGAAGAGGATATTTATCAACCGCTCGCAAATATCAGTACGGCTGCTAAATCTAATGAACCGCAAAGCGAGAAAATGTTGTTAAACGCAGCATTTCTTGTCGACAGCGAACATGATCAAGCATTTGATGATAAGGTCAATCAACTTCATGAAGAATGGAAAGACAAAGTTGATTTCAAATATACAGGACCATGGGCAGCGTATAACTTTGTGAATATCCGTCTTAACATTGAATGA
- a CDS encoding YebC/PmpR family DNA-binding transcriptional regulator has product MGRKWNNIKEKKAQKDKNTSRIYAKFGKEIYVAAKSGEPDPDSNQTLRLVLERAKTYNVPRNIIDRAIDKAKGSDDENYDELRYEGFGPSGSMLIVDALTNNVNRTASDVRAAFGKNGGNMGVSGSVSYMFTHTGTFAFEGKSADDILELLMEKDLDVRDVVEDGDLTIVYSEPDQFAQVQDALKESGIEEFQVAEFEMLPQNDIQLSDEDKATFEGLIDALEDLEDVQNVYHNVDLD; this is encoded by the coding sequence ATGGGACGTAAATGGAATAACATCAAAGAGAAAAAAGCCCAAAAAGACAAAAATACGAGTCGAATTTATGCGAAATTCGGTAAAGAAATATATGTAGCCGCAAAATCTGGTGAACCTGATCCAGATTCTAACCAAACACTGCGTTTAGTGTTAGAGCGTGCAAAAACATATAATGTACCGAGAAACATCATTGACCGTGCAATCGATAAAGCGAAGGGCTCAGATGACGAAAACTATGACGAACTGCGTTATGAAGGGTTCGGTCCTAGCGGCTCTATGTTAATCGTTGATGCTTTAACTAACAATGTGAACCGTACTGCATCAGACGTACGTGCAGCTTTCGGTAAAAACGGCGGAAACATGGGTGTTTCCGGTTCAGTATCTTATATGTTCACACATACAGGTACATTCGCATTTGAAGGCAAATCAGCAGATGACATCTTGGAACTGTTAATGGAAAAAGACTTAGATGTGCGTGATGTCGTAGAAGACGGCGATTTAACAATCGTTTATTCTGAACCTGATCAATTTGCACAAGTACAAGATGCATTGAAAGAAAGCGGTATTGAAGAATTCCAAGTAGCCGAATTTGAAATGCTGCCTCAAAATGATATCCAATTATCAGATGAAGATAAAGCAACGTTCGAAGGCTTAATCGATGCATTAGAAGATTTAGAAGATGTTCAAAACGTTTACCATAATGTGGATTTGGACTAA
- the gvpJ gene encoding gas vesicle protein GvpJ — MSVQRSADTSSLAEVIDRILDKGIVIDAFVRVSVVGIEILTIEARVVIASVDTWLRYAEAVGLLRDDVEEEGLPGQTPERLTADNNEQQQIEQQSQSDDEDKKEKKESSYSV, encoded by the coding sequence ATGAGTGTACAAAGAAGCGCAGATACTTCAAGTTTAGCAGAGGTAATCGACCGTATATTAGATAAAGGTATTGTAATTGACGCATTTGTGAGAGTTTCAGTCGTAGGTATCGAAATCTTAACAATTGAAGCAAGAGTAGTTATTGCAAGTGTGGATACTTGGTTAAGATATGCTGAAGCAGTCGGCTTATTAAGAGACGATGTTGAAGAAGAAGGTCTGCCAGGTCAAACACCTGAAAGACTTACAGCAGATAACAATGAACAACAGCAAATCGAGCAGCAAAGCCAATCAGATGACGAAGACAAGAAAGAAAAGAAAGAATCGTCATATAGCGTTTAA
- a CDS encoding Bax inhibitor-1 family protein yields MVHSAHTVSKSSAYAKVWLYFMYFWIIFGIGTYFGQFLPDTWRRPLSIGLTVLILISLFINRSRKFGFIISNIYAVMIGLLAYAAFATYMHNLGPALFYKNVALAVGAFAAFGIVGYFFVQNASSLGKYLFVVLVALLVATLIGFFIHNPIFYTIINVAAVGLFLLYTLYDFNRLKRGQFTPSEMGFNLFVNLLNIIINILSLANRFRD; encoded by the coding sequence ATGGTTCATTCAGCACATACTGTTTCAAAATCAAGTGCTTATGCAAAAGTATGGCTTTATTTTATGTACTTTTGGATTATTTTCGGAATCGGTACTTATTTTGGCCAGTTCTTACCTGATACATGGAGAAGACCGCTTTCGATTGGTTTAACTGTGTTGATATTGATTTCGCTCTTTATTAATCGTTCGCGTAAATTCGGTTTTATTATTTCAAATATATATGCAGTGATGATTGGTTTGCTGGCTTATGCAGCATTTGCGACGTATATGCATAATTTAGGTCCAGCACTGTTTTATAAGAACGTCGCTCTTGCAGTAGGTGCTTTCGCAGCATTCGGTATTGTAGGGTATTTCTTTGTACAAAATGCTTCAAGCCTCGGCAAGTATTTATTTGTAGTTTTAGTGGCACTGCTTGTTGCTACATTAATCGGATTCTTTATTCACAATCCGATCTTCTATACGATTATTAATGTTGCCGCAGTAGGGCTTTTCTTACTTTATACCTTGTATGATTTTAACCGACTGAAACGGGGACAGTTTACACCGAGTGAAATGGGCTTTAACTTATTCGTCAATTTATTAAACATTATTATTAATATACTAAGTTTAGCCAATCGGTTTAGAGACTGA